The Anaerohalosphaeraceae bacterium genome includes a window with the following:
- a CDS encoding ribonuclease H-like domain-containing protein, with amino-acid sequence MRCYLDIETTGLSPKNAEITVVGLALERGPMLEVIQLVSPGIEERSIRAALEGVTTIYTYNGHRFDLPFLRKRLGIHLEKSFVHCDLMFSCWQQELKGGLKRVEQKLNIRRRLKDINGWMAVQLWRDYTENGDPDALQTLLDYNQEDVVNLQTLRIRLNIP; translated from the coding sequence ATGCGTTGCTATCTGGACATTGAAACAACGGGCTTAAGTCCGAAAAATGCAGAGATTACGGTCGTCGGGCTGGCGCTGGAACGGGGGCCGATGCTCGAAGTCATCCAGCTGGTCAGTCCGGGCATCGAAGAGCGGTCCATTCGAGCCGCCCTGGAGGGCGTGACAACCATTTACACCTACAACGGGCACCGGTTTGACCTGCCGTTTCTGCGCAAACGTCTGGGAATTCATCTGGAAAAATCCTTTGTTCACTGCGACCTGATGTTTTCCTGCTGGCAGCAGGAACTCAAAGGCGGACTGAAACGGGTTGAGCAAAAACTGAATATCCGCCGCCGGCTCAAAGACATCAACGGCTGGATGGCGGTGCAGCTGTGGCGGGATTATACGGAAAACGGCGACCCGGACGCTCTGCAGACCCTGCTGGACTACAATCAGGAAGACGTGGTGAATCTGCAAACCCTGCGGATTCGTCTTAATATCCCTTAA
- the rhaM gene encoding L-rhamnose mutarotase, producing the protein MIRKAFVMQVYPGQEAEYEKRHNPIWPQLEQTLLEHGVKSYSIFLDPQTNQLFGYAEIEDEERWNAVARTEICQKWWAYMKEIMPSNPDNSPVQRPLREVFHIESSPENRTK; encoded by the coding sequence ATGATTCGCAAGGCCTTTGTGATGCAGGTTTATCCCGGACAGGAGGCCGAATATGAAAAGCGTCACAATCCCATCTGGCCCCAGCTGGAGCAGACCCTTTTGGAGCACGGCGTAAAGAGCTACTCCATCTTTCTGGACCCGCAGACGAATCAGCTGTTCGGCTATGCAGAAATCGAAGACGAGGAACGCTGGAACGCTGTGGCCCGGACGGAAATCTGTCAAAAATGGTGGGCCTATATGAAGGAGATTATGCCGTCAAATCCGGACAACAGCCCCGTCCAGCGGCCTCTTCGGGAGGTCTTTCATATCGAATCGTCCCCCGAAAACCGGACGAAATAA
- a CDS encoding bacterioferritin encodes MAKSAKDKKAKVIEVLNKARAMELQAISQYMNQHYGLDDMDYGELAANMKLIAIDEMRHAEAFAERIKELGGEPTAEPAAKTIRGQEVEKIFPFDANLEDHTIDVYNQFAAVCRENGDSVSQKLFETIIEEEQSHFNYFDNVDQHIKKMGNTYLARIAGTPSSTGLAPQGFVIREQGGGAA; translated from the coding sequence ATGGCCAAAAGTGCAAAGGACAAAAAGGCAAAAGTGATTGAGGTGCTTAACAAAGCCCGGGCGATGGAGCTGCAGGCCATCTCCCAGTATATGAATCAGCATTACGGTCTGGATGATATGGATTATGGCGAGCTGGCCGCCAATATGAAGCTCATTGCGATTGATGAGATGCGCCATGCGGAGGCCTTTGCCGAACGCATTAAAGAGCTGGGCGGCGAACCGACGGCTGAGCCGGCTGCCAAGACCATCCGGGGGCAGGAAGTCGAAAAAATCTTCCCCTTTGATGCCAACCTCGAAGACCACACCATCGATGTGTACAACCAGTTTGCCGCGGTCTGCCGGGAAAACGGCGATTCTGTCAGCCAGAAGCTCTTCGAGACCATCATTGAGGAGGAACAGTCCCATTTTAACTACTTTGACAATGTGGACCAGCACATCAAGAAGATGGGCAATACATATCTGGCCCGCATTGCCGGTACTCCCTCCTCCACCGGTCTGGCCCCGCAGGGGTTTGTCATTCGCGAGCAGGGCGGCGGCGCTGCCTAA
- a CDS encoding lipid-binding SYLF domain-containing protein, translating to MKRCLSTLVLLTLLAGCSTVPEKKETRDVLSAEVQEAIALFKSADPSIQSFFDNAYGYAVFPRVTKGAFWVGGAYGRGEVFERGRKIGYASLSQATLGFSFGGEFFREIVFFRQKQDLDRFRSGEFAFSAQATATAVTIGAAAKSDYKDGMAVFMMADRGLMVDASVGGQKFKFVEGVMK from the coding sequence ATGAAACGCTGTCTGTCCACTCTTGTCCTGCTGACCCTATTGGCAGGATGCTCCACCGTTCCGGAAAAGAAAGAAACACGGGATGTCCTCAGTGCGGAAGTGCAGGAGGCGATTGCCCTGTTCAAATCCGCTGACCCGAGCATCCAGTCCTTTTTTGATAATGCCTACGGCTATGCGGTGTTTCCGCGAGTGACCAAAGGAGCGTTCTGGGTCGGCGGGGCCTACGGGCGCGGCGAGGTCTTCGAACGCGGACGCAAAATCGGTTATGCCAGTCTGTCGCAGGCCACCCTGGGTTTCTCCTTCGGAGGAGAATTCTTCCGCGAAATCGTCTTCTTCCGCCAGAAACAGGACCTGGACCGCTTCCGTTCGGGCGAGTTTGCCTTTTCGGCACAGGCCACCGCTACGGCTGTCACGATCGGGGCGGCCGCCAAGTCGGACTACAAAGACGGAATGGCGGTCTTCATGATGGCCGACCGCGGCCTGATGGTGGATGCCTCCGTCGGCGGACAGAAGTTTAAGTTTGTCGAAGGCGTAATGAAATAG
- a CDS encoding transcription antitermination factor NusB, whose amino-acid sequence MKSFGSSNRGLAAGILLSWEEGKHTASELLEQTLPEAESRGQVTDLVLGVLRNRTLLDTVLTAAAELKPSFVEKDLMTLLRLGAFELLFCPDTAEYAVVNETASLAGKQARRRGFINAVLRRVQRLIENRRCPREGSDRRRWIPAKAGTGCLLKEPLLPDPDSQMLEYCSIAFSIPKWLTERWLAAYGPDNLLSICAASNRIPAIILQPNLLKTTAPRLAELLKSEAVHAELNTEQTMLRIHTHRYLADLWTFQKGYFFIQDPTAARAASMLPVQPGSVVLDFCAAPGGKTIQLAMKMKNQGRILAVDADSRRLQKVEENCRRLEISCVQCVRPEQIKEALGTKNKVSAVLLDVPCSNTGVMARRVEVRWRLKPESIPEMVQTQKDLLEQAAGYVRKHGTLVYSTCSILPEENQQVVQDFLANHPSFTLEQEELTLPSCGSQTDFGHDGGYAALLRKT is encoded by the coding sequence ATGAAATCCTTTGGTTCTTCCAATCGGGGTCTGGCCGCAGGGATTCTGCTCAGCTGGGAAGAGGGAAAGCATACCGCCTCGGAGCTGCTGGAACAAACCCTGCCGGAAGCCGAATCCAGAGGACAGGTGACGGATTTGGTGCTGGGGGTTCTGAGAAACCGGACGCTGCTGGATACGGTGCTGACGGCGGCGGCGGAGCTGAAGCCGTCTTTCGTGGAAAAAGACCTGATGACGCTGCTGCGGCTGGGGGCGTTTGAGCTGCTCTTCTGCCCGGACACAGCGGAATATGCGGTTGTGAATGAAACGGCCTCGCTGGCGGGCAAACAGGCCCGGCGGCGCGGTTTCATCAATGCGGTCCTGCGGCGCGTGCAGCGGCTGATTGAAAACCGACGCTGTCCCCGGGAAGGCAGCGACCGGCGCCGGTGGATTCCCGCCAAGGCCGGAACAGGATGTCTGCTGAAAGAACCGCTCCTGCCGGACCCGGACAGCCAAATGCTCGAGTATTGCAGCATTGCGTTTTCGATTCCGAAATGGCTGACGGAACGATGGCTGGCGGCCTATGGACCGGACAATCTGCTCTCCATCTGTGCGGCTTCCAACCGGATTCCCGCCATCATCCTGCAGCCGAATCTGCTGAAAACCACCGCCCCGCGTCTGGCGGAGCTGCTTAAATCAGAGGCCGTCCACGCCGAGCTGAACACCGAGCAGACGATGCTGCGCATTCATACGCATCGGTATCTGGCGGACTTATGGACGTTTCAGAAAGGGTATTTCTTTATCCAGGACCCGACGGCGGCCCGGGCGGCTTCGATGCTGCCGGTTCAGCCGGGGTCGGTTGTGCTGGATTTTTGCGCCGCCCCCGGGGGGAAAACCATTCAGCTGGCGATGAAAATGAAGAATCAGGGACGGATTCTGGCGGTGGATGCCGACAGCCGGCGGCTCCAAAAGGTCGAGGAGAACTGTCGGCGGCTGGAAATCAGCTGTGTGCAGTGTGTTCGGCCGGAGCAAATCAAGGAGGCGTTAGGAACCAAAAACAAGGTCTCGGCCGTTCTGCTGGATGTCCCCTGTTCCAATACGGGGGTGATGGCGCGGCGCGTGGAAGTGCGATGGCGGCTCAAGCCCGAATCCATCCCCGAGATGGTTCAAACCCAAAAAGACCTGCTCGAACAGGCCGCCGGGTATGTCCGCAAACACGGAACGCTGGTGTACTCGACCTGTTCCATCCTGCCGGAGGAAAATCAGCAGGTCGTTCAGGACTTTCTGGCCAACCATCCATCGTTTACGCTTGAACAGGAAGAATTGACCCTGCCTTCCTGCGGCTCACAGACAGATTTTGGACACGACGGCGGATACGCCGCTCTTTTGCGGAAAACATAA
- a CDS encoding alkaline phosphatase, which translates to MTINPRTRFFVLALSVLFLLDAGCSTVWHYVAPAETDISFYQPPTAKEPLSNPVGERPKNVILCIGDGMGINQIALARQAAAGADGRLWMERMPYTALVYTHNIRGEVTDSAAGITALMCGIKTRNDRIGQDSKGADWISIAERLQQEGYRIGAVATSTITHATPAGLAAHIHDRNLEAQIAVQLFESRADVLLGGGRKYWLPQPQGVRTDGRNLPAEAEAAGWQVISSKEQLGALSSGRVLGFFASDAMTTLPPEPTLAEMTQAALRILSRTTPPKPFFLLMEGSQIDWCCHANDAKAAVRQTLLFDMAVREALEFAAADKQTLVLVTADHETGGLTLYGGGPKPNWMKSEWSSKNHSNGPVILLAFGPGAEHFTGVLDNTDIPRRIARLLGISDFPKPRRKQSAAAHAALETAALN; encoded by the coding sequence ATGACCATAAACCCTCGAACCCGCTTTTTTGTTTTGGCTCTTTCTGTTCTTTTCCTTCTTGACGCCGGCTGTTCAACCGTCTGGCACTATGTCGCACCGGCGGAAACAGACATCTCTTTTTATCAGCCGCCGACCGCCAAAGAACCGCTTTCCAATCCCGTCGGCGAGCGTCCGAAAAATGTCATCCTGTGCATTGGGGACGGGATGGGCATCAACCAGATTGCGCTGGCTCGTCAGGCCGCAGCCGGGGCGGACGGGCGGCTGTGGATGGAGCGAATGCCTTATACGGCTCTGGTGTACACACACAATATCCGCGGAGAGGTGACGGATTCGGCGGCGGGGATTACGGCCCTGATGTGCGGCATCAAGACCCGCAACGACCGAATCGGACAGGATTCCAAAGGAGCAGACTGGATATCGATTGCCGAGCGGCTTCAGCAGGAAGGATACCGCATAGGAGCGGTGGCCACGTCTACGATTACTCATGCCACGCCGGCGGGCTTGGCTGCGCATATTCACGACCGCAACCTGGAGGCCCAAATCGCCGTCCAGCTGTTCGAAAGCCGAGCGGATGTCCTGCTGGGCGGCGGACGCAAATACTGGCTGCCGCAGCCGCAAGGGGTTCGAACCGACGGGCGAAATCTGCCGGCGGAAGCCGAAGCGGCGGGCTGGCAGGTCATCTCTTCAAAGGAACAGCTCGGGGCCTTGTCCTCCGGACGGGTGCTTGGTTTTTTTGCCTCGGATGCGATGACTACCCTGCCGCCGGAACCGACCCTGGCGGAAATGACTCAGGCGGCCCTTCGGATTTTAAGCCGCACAACACCGCCTAAACCCTTTTTCCTCCTGATGGAAGGCAGCCAGATTGACTGGTGCTGTCATGCAAATGATGCCAAGGCCGCCGTTCGTCAGACGCTGCTGTTTGATATGGCGGTGCGTGAGGCGCTCGAGTTTGCCGCCGCCGACAAACAAACCCTCGTCCTGGTGACCGCCGACCACGAAACCGGCGGACTGACCCTTTACGGCGGCGGACCGAAACCCAATTGGATGAAGTCCGAATGGTCGTCCAAAAATCACAGCAATGGGCCGGTGATTCTGCTGGCCTTCGGGCCCGGGGCTGAACACTTTACCGGTGTGCTGGACAATACGGACATCCCGCGGCGAATCGCCCGGCTTCTGGGCATCTCCGATTTTCCAAAACCCCGCCGCAAACAATCCGCTGCGGCACACGCCGCTTTGGAAACGGCCGCGCTGAACTAA
- a CDS encoding shikimate kinase yields MEKSNLILIGMPGAGKSTLGVLLAKALRRDFLDTDVALQRRQNKTLRELIAQLGLEGFCRLEEDYLTQLDVHHTVIATGGSAVYYESAMKHLKQNGYALYLQVPLETLQKRLADMSARGVVIEPGQTLQTLFEKRTPLYEKYADLTISLSGLTHEQALQRILQHLSCFFDIRPVG; encoded by the coding sequence ATGGAAAAATCCAATCTGATTCTGATTGGCATGCCCGGAGCGGGCAAGAGCACCCTGGGGGTCCTTCTGGCCAAGGCCCTGCGGCGGGATTTTCTGGATACAGATGTCGCCCTTCAGAGGCGGCAGAACAAGACCCTGCGGGAACTGATTGCCCAACTGGGGCTGGAGGGCTTCTGCAGGCTGGAAGAGGACTATCTGACCCAACTGGATGTTCATCATACGGTCATTGCCACCGGCGGCAGTGCGGTTTATTATGAATCGGCCATGAAGCATCTGAAGCAGAACGGCTATGCCCTGTACCTGCAGGTGCCGCTGGAAACGCTTCAGAAGCGGCTGGCGGATATGTCGGCTCGAGGGGTGGTTATCGAACCGGGCCAGACGCTGCAGACGCTTTTTGAAAAACGAACGCCCCTGTATGAAAAATACGCCGACCTGACCATTTCCCTGTCCGGCCTGACCCACGAGCAGGCCCTGCAGCGAATCCTGCAGCATCTTTCGTGCTTTTTCGATATTCGGCCGGTCGGCTGA
- a CDS encoding PFL family protein, producing MSITVEEIFETVNMTLRQNFDIRTLTLGINLKDCMDRDLDHFCGRAGQRIEHMGRQLNAAADKMQAKYGIPIINRRIAVTPVSILLEPLPKTKTVAVAVARMLDRSAAAGDIDFIGGFGAHVQKGLTASAENLMQALPVALSQTHRVCSYFNMGSTRAGLNMTAVERFGHILKELAFRSKNGIGCAKVAVFANVPDDNPFMAGAHHGAGEPDFALNVGISGPGVVKAVVEQNPDCDLTELSEVIKRTVFKITRAGELIGREVADLLGVEFGIVDISLAATPRAGDSVAEIIEAMGVSRMGRPGTTAALALLIDAVKKGGSMASGHVGGLSGTFIPVSEDAGMIRAVRQGALTLEKLEALTSVCSVGMDMFAVPGSTPPDVLSALIADELSIGIINNKTTSVRVIPVPGKKPGQMVHFGGLLGSAPIMPVSRRASRAFVLRRGRMPAPIHSLRN from the coding sequence ATGTCGATTACCGTCGAAGAAATCTTTGAAACCGTCAATATGACGCTTCGGCAGAACTTTGACATCCGCACACTTACGCTGGGCATCAACCTTAAAGACTGCATGGACCGCGACTTGGACCATTTCTGCGGTCGCGCCGGCCAGCGGATTGAACACATGGGCAGGCAGCTCAATGCCGCTGCCGACAAAATGCAGGCCAAATACGGCATTCCCATCATCAACCGCCGCATTGCCGTCACGCCTGTTTCGATTCTTCTGGAGCCGCTTCCCAAAACCAAAACCGTTGCTGTTGCGGTCGCCCGGATGCTTGACCGCTCGGCTGCCGCCGGCGACATTGATTTCATCGGCGGCTTCGGCGCCCACGTGCAAAAAGGGCTGACCGCCTCTGCCGAGAATCTGATGCAGGCCCTGCCCGTCGCTCTTTCGCAGACGCATCGGGTCTGCTCCTATTTCAACATGGGCTCCACCCGTGCCGGATTGAATATGACTGCCGTCGAACGGTTCGGCCATATCCTCAAAGAGCTGGCCTTCCGCAGCAAAAACGGCATCGGCTGCGCCAAAGTGGCCGTCTTTGCCAACGTGCCTGATGACAATCCTTTTATGGCCGGTGCTCATCACGGGGCGGGCGAGCCGGATTTTGCTCTCAATGTCGGCATCAGCGGCCCGGGCGTCGTCAAAGCCGTTGTCGAGCAGAACCCGGACTGCGATTTGACGGAATTGTCCGAAGTCATCAAACGAACCGTCTTTAAGATTACCCGGGCCGGGGAGCTCATCGGACGGGAAGTTGCTGACCTGCTTGGTGTTGAATTCGGCATTGTGGACATCTCCCTGGCCGCGACTCCCCGTGCGGGGGACTCCGTGGCGGAAATCATCGAGGCGATGGGCGTAAGCCGAATGGGCCGGCCGGGCACCACTGCCGCTCTGGCATTGCTGATTGACGCCGTCAAAAAGGGCGGCTCGATGGCCTCCGGGCATGTCGGCGGCCTTTCCGGCACCTTTATTCCCGTCAGTGAGGATGCCGGAATGATTCGGGCCGTGCGGCAGGGGGCTTTAACGCTTGAAAAACTGGAGGCCCTTACCAGCGTCTGCTCCGTCGGGATGGATATGTTCGCCGTCCCCGGCAGCACGCCGCCCGATGTTCTCAGTGCCCTGATTGCCGATGAATTGTCTATCGGCATCATCAATAACAAGACCACCAGCGTGCGGGTTATCCCCGTTCCGGGCAAAAAGCCGGGCCAGATGGTTCATTTCGGGGGGCTGCTGGGCTCTGCACCGATTATGCCTGTCAGTCGGCGTGCCTCGAGGGCTTTTGTGCTCCGCCGCGGACGAATGCCCGCCCCCATCCACTCACTCCGCAATTAA
- a CDS encoding PHP domain-containing protein produces MKIDYDFHIHTEYCGHAPTMTIEAICRRADEAGLRMIAITDHTTQPDKKAPVEQIRRLVQQFQPHCRVIVGAEIDVDGQRDDGRLMVNDFSGLDYVIAGFHYVPTKGHYPWKPEQRGLDEETFLRVWEKTLLGIVSNPAIDTLAHPGRLLASCMQLDVHGERALKVFQEAAVLSAKNEIAWEINELTGSRLAHNGLWFWIRLYQIALEAGVRLIYGSDSHEPESIGSCTFTKEILRHLPSNALSKPEDLPAAKRWKNPI; encoded by the coding sequence ATGAAGATTGACTACGATTTTCACATTCATACGGAATATTGCGGGCACGCCCCGACGATGACGATTGAGGCCATCTGCCGACGGGCGGATGAGGCGGGGCTGCGGATGATTGCCATTACAGACCATACAACTCAACCGGACAAAAAGGCCCCTGTGGAGCAGATTCGCCGCCTGGTTCAGCAGTTTCAACCTCACTGCCGGGTCATCGTCGGAGCAGAAATCGACGTGGATGGACAGCGGGATGACGGCCGTCTGATGGTTAACGACTTCTCAGGTCTTGATTACGTAATCGCCGGCTTTCATTATGTTCCCACCAAAGGCCATTACCCCTGGAAGCCGGAACAGCGGGGGCTGGATGAAGAAACATTCCTGCGGGTCTGGGAAAAAACCCTGCTGGGTATTGTCTCCAACCCGGCGATTGATACACTGGCCCACCCGGGACGGCTGCTGGCCTCGTGTATGCAGCTGGACGTCCACGGGGAACGAGCCCTGAAGGTCTTTCAGGAAGCGGCCGTACTGTCGGCCAAAAATGAGATTGCCTGGGAAATCAACGAACTGACCGGCTCCCGGCTGGCTCATAACGGACTTTGGTTCTGGATTCGGCTGTACCAGATTGCCCTCGAGGCCGGGGTTCGGCTGATTTACGGTTCGGACTCCCACGAACCGGAGTCGATTGGGTCCTGTACCTTCACAAAAGAGATTTTGCGGCATCTGCCGAGTAATGCGTTGTCGAAGCCGGAAGACCTACCGGCAGCGAAGCGATGGAAAAATCCAATCTGA
- the fmt gene encoding methionyl-tRNA formyltransferase — protein MRIVFFGSSEFGLPCLEAVLQSRHTLAGIFTQPARPAGRHRQPRPTPVRLWCEQKGLDCRESENINDPEWAEKVAACKGELLLVIAFGQKISRPVINLFPYGAINVHASLLPKYRGAAPIHWALMNGETKTGISIITLADRMDAGDILAQSSLAIEPEDNAQTLHDRLAALAVPVLMQTLDNIEAGRVVLIPQDESEVTYAPKLKKEHGFIDWSRPASAVVNQIRALWPWPGAQAVYVSGKTGRSWRVIIQKARAVSASNSAYQPCGMLNENLDVWCGQDAVRIEWIKPAGSDLMPFSAFVNGRACQPGDLFLPLEKVLKGVLE, from the coding sequence ATGCGAATCGTCTTTTTCGGCTCATCGGAGTTCGGGCTTCCGTGTCTGGAAGCCGTCCTGCAAAGCCGGCATACTCTGGCAGGGATTTTCACGCAGCCGGCTCGTCCGGCGGGACGTCATCGCCAGCCCAGGCCGACGCCGGTTCGTCTCTGGTGTGAACAGAAAGGACTGGACTGCCGGGAAAGCGAGAACATCAACGATCCGGAATGGGCCGAAAAGGTCGCCGCCTGCAAGGGCGAGCTGCTTTTGGTTATCGCCTTCGGCCAGAAAATCAGCCGGCCGGTCATCAACCTCTTTCCGTATGGGGCGATTAACGTTCACGCTTCGCTGCTTCCGAAATACCGCGGGGCTGCCCCAATTCACTGGGCCCTGATGAACGGCGAAACCAAAACCGGCATCAGCATCATCACGCTGGCCGATCGGATGGATGCCGGAGACATTCTGGCCCAGTCCTCTCTGGCAATCGAACCGGAGGACAACGCCCAGACCCTTCACGACCGGCTGGCCGCCCTGGCAGTGCCGGTCCTGATGCAGACGCTGGACAATATCGAAGCCGGACGGGTTGTCCTGATACCCCAGGATGAATCCGAGGTTACCTATGCACCGAAACTGAAGAAAGAACACGGGTTTATCGACTGGAGCCGACCGGCGTCGGCGGTCGTCAATCAAATCCGGGCCCTGTGGCCCTGGCCGGGTGCACAGGCGGTCTATGTTTCCGGAAAGACAGGCCGCTCCTGGCGGGTGATTATCCAGAAGGCCCGGGCGGTTTCGGCCAGCAATTCCGCCTATCAGCCCTGCGGAATGCTCAATGAAAATCTGGACGTCTGGTGCGGTCAGGACGCCGTGCGGATTGAGTGGATTAAGCCGGCCGGGTCCGACCTGATGCCGTTCAGTGCCTTCGTCAACGGCCGGGCCTGTCAGCCGGGTGATTTATTCCTGCCGCTGGAAAAAGTTCTGAAGGGAGTCCTCGAATGA
- a CDS encoding alpha-N-arabinofuranosidase: MKESKTHSRIRKPGILLMVGLLSAAAWSAQLTIQADQPKDTIAPEIYGHFAEHLGRCIYDGIWVGEDSPIPNIRGIRLDVLEALKALNVPVLRWPGGCFADEYHWKEGIGPRDKRPKMVNTHWGMVTETNAFGTHEFLDLCELLGCEAYVAGNVGSGTVEEMQDWVEYMTFDGDSEMANLRRANGREKPWKVKYFGIGNENWGCGGHMTPEYYSDLYKRYATYVRSYSGNEIVKIACGPGGVDYHWTEVVMKNCHRHMDALAQHYYVRGTGTWGENEKGSATQFDEKEWFALMKNTLEVDEVIRKVKEIMDKYDPQKRVALFVDEWGTWWDAEPGTNPAFLYQQNTLRDALSAGIFLNVFNHHCDRVKMGNIAQTVNVLQAMILTEGDKMLLTPTYHVFEMYKVHQGGRLLPTKLTCEDYTFDKQKIPALHVSASKGKDGAVYVSICNLNPNKPASLNCTVEGLKVGSVTGRVLTAETMQAHNTFEKPNTVKPAPLSGIQVKDGKISVTLPARSVSVLKIVQ; the protein is encoded by the coding sequence ATGAAGGAAAGCAAGACACACAGCAGGATAAGAAAACCGGGGATTCTTCTGATGGTCGGACTGCTGTCAGCGGCGGCCTGGTCGGCCCAGCTGACCATTCAAGCCGACCAGCCCAAAGACACAATTGCCCCGGAAATCTACGGGCACTTCGCCGAGCATCTGGGGCGATGCATTTATGACGGCATCTGGGTCGGAGAGGACTCGCCGATTCCCAACATTCGCGGCATCCGGCTGGATGTGCTGGAGGCCCTCAAAGCGCTGAATGTTCCTGTGCTGCGCTGGCCGGGCGGATGTTTTGCCGATGAATACCACTGGAAAGAAGGCATCGGCCCGCGGGACAAACGCCCGAAAATGGTCAACACCCACTGGGGCATGGTCACGGAAACCAACGCCTTCGGCACCCACGAATTTCTGGATTTGTGCGAGCTGCTGGGCTGTGAGGCGTATGTAGCGGGCAATGTCGGCTCGGGCACCGTCGAGGAAATGCAGGACTGGGTGGAATACATGACCTTTGACGGCGACAGCGAGATGGCCAATCTGCGGCGGGCCAACGGACGGGAAAAACCCTGGAAGGTCAAATATTTCGGCATCGGCAATGAGAACTGGGGCTGCGGCGGCCATATGACCCCGGAATACTACAGCGACCTTTACAAACGTTACGCCACCTATGTCCGCAGCTATTCGGGCAACGAAATCGTCAAAATCGCCTGCGGTCCGGGCGGGGTGGACTATCACTGGACCGAAGTCGTGATGAAAAACTGCCACCGCCATATGGATGCGCTTGCCCAGCACTATTATGTCCGCGGCACGGGCACCTGGGGAGAGAATGAAAAAGGCAGCGCCACACAGTTTGATGAAAAAGAGTGGTTTGCCCTGATGAAAAATACCCTCGAGGTGGATGAAGTAATTCGCAAAGTCAAGGAGATTATGGACAAATACGACCCGCAGAAGCGGGTGGCCCTGTTTGTGGATGAATGGGGCACGTGGTGGGATGCCGAGCCCGGCACCAATCCGGCGTTTCTCTATCAGCAGAATACGCTGCGGGACGCCCTGTCGGCGGGCATCTTTTTGAATGTCTTCAATCACCACTGCGACCGGGTCAAGATGGGGAACATCGCTCAGACAGTCAACGTTCTTCAGGCGATGATTCTGACCGAAGGCGACAAGATGCTTCTGACACCGACCTACCATGTTTTCGAAATGTACAAGGTGCACCAGGGCGGACGGCTGCTGCCGACGAAGCTGACCTGCGAGGATTACACGTTTGACAAACAGAAGATTCCGGCTCTGCATGTATCCGCCTCCAAAGGCAAGGACGGGGCGGTGTATGTCTCCATCTGCAATCTGAATCCGAACAAGCCGGCTTCGCTGAACTGCACGGTTGAAGGGCTTAAAGTCGGCTCCGTCACCGGACGAGTCCTGACGGCCGAGACCATGCAGGCCCATAACACCTTCGAGAAGCCGAACACGGTCAAACCCGCCCCGCTGAGCGGCATTCAGGTCAAAGACGGCAAAATCTCCGTCACCCTGCCCGCCCGCTCCGTGAGCGTGCTGAAAATCGTCCAGTAG